The Candidatus Jordarchaeales archaeon genome includes a window with the following:
- a CDS encoding zinc metalloprotease HtpX, whose product MVVFLRTLGLKLRMLLVVTLMFALINALIAVLMYLVGIEIPLLYLAVAVMVMAIQYILGPRTVDFVMKVRYISPHENPRLYNIVARVAARAGVPMPRVGISDISVPNAFAYGRTMRGARVCVTRPLLEMLSEDELEAVIGHEIGHIKHRDMLIMTMLSVIPLMCYYIYLSTIFFGYSNRERGPAALLIGLGALVMYYVTELILLYLSRIREYYADARSVELTGRPEVMATALYKLARYNVARKEMLGEEVKKLEYIKAFLAVSPSYAVSKELRLLMEADINRDGRLDSYELLLLKERAKKAIGLGSRIAEIFSTHPNILKRIVRLADYIYGTR is encoded by the coding sequence ATGGTGGTCTTTTTGAGGACGTTGGGGCTCAAGCTACGTATGCTGTTAGTTGTCACGTTAATGTTTGCACTTATTAACGCATTGATAGCAGTACTCATGTACCTTGTTGGTATAGAGATCCCGTTGCTCTACTTAGCAGTTGCAGTAATGGTCATGGCGATACAATACATACTAGGTCCTAGAACAGTCGACTTTGTAATGAAAGTAAGATATATCAGTCCACATGAAAACCCGCGATTATATAATATCGTGGCGAGAGTTGCAGCTCGAGCAGGCGTTCCCATGCCACGCGTGGGGATTTCGGATATTAGTGTTCCAAACGCATTTGCCTATGGGAGGACTATGCGCGGTGCGCGTGTCTGTGTTACGCGGCCCTTGTTGGAGATGCTCAGTGAAGACGAGCTGGAAGCCGTTATAGGGCATGAAATAGGGCACATAAAGCATAGGGATATGCTGATCATGACCATGCTGAGTGTTATACCTCTGATGTGCTACTACATTTATCTTTCAACGATCTTCTTCGGTTATAGTAATAGAGAAAGAGGACCTGCCGCCTTGCTTATAGGGCTTGGCGCGCTGGTCATGTACTACGTAACGGAGCTCATCCTGCTGTACCTTAGTAGGATCAGAGAGTACTATGCTGACGCTAGGAGCGTTGAACTCACTGGTCGACCGGAAGTGATGGCTACTGCCCTCTACAAGCTAGCACGCTACAATGTTGCAAGGAAAGAAATGCTAGGAGAGGAAGTTAAGAAACTTGAATACATTAAGGCATTCCTCGCAGTAAGTCCATCTTATGCTGTTTCGAAAGAGCTACGCTTGCTAATGGAGGCGGATATTAACAGGGATGGGAGATTAGACTCTTATGAACTTCTGTTACTGAAAGAGAGAGCAAAGAAAGCCATAGGGTTGGGGAGTAGAATTGCAGAAATCTTCAGTACACACCCGAATATATTGAAGAGGATAGTTAGGCTCGCAGATTACATATATGGGACGAGGTAA
- a CDS encoding DUF763 domain-containing protein, whose amino-acid sequence MVTVFTKLIVRENLPLACDGVIMERSGVAELVLHDGTAPRWLFERMVKLAKPIVSIIVLEYGEEEFLRRIADPFWFQALSCVLGFDWHSSGTTTVTCSALKSALDPKEHGLIATGGKGAASLKTPEEITRAGEVFGFSEGEVERLVYSSRMAAKVDNVAIQSGYTLYHHVMFISESGKWAVVQQGMNPTFKSARRYHWLSEKVASFVNEPHSGIIGDMVHERVLNMTAKESEECRKISLDLVKDNPLHLKSYFSAGDTQRSLSEWIPKINVPKRLNMRVSVNWEALRKAYEAQPENYEQLLAIRGIGPGTVRALALVSELVFGAPPSWKDPVKYSFAFGGKDGVPYPVDKKRMDDVTSFLERVVEEAKIDVKEKVELLKKLRTLSGRYLRL is encoded by the coding sequence TTGGTTACTGTCTTCACAAAGTTGATAGTAAGAGAAAACCTTCCACTTGCATGTGACGGTGTTATTATGGAGCGCAGCGGTGTCGCCGAACTTGTTCTCCACGACGGTACTGCACCACGGTGGCTGTTCGAGCGTATGGTTAAGCTTGCGAAGCCCATAGTGTCAATCATAGTACTAGAGTATGGCGAAGAAGAGTTCCTGAGAAGAATAGCTGACCCCTTCTGGTTTCAGGCATTGTCGTGCGTGCTTGGTTTTGACTGGCACAGTTCTGGTACAACTACAGTTACATGCTCTGCTTTAAAGTCAGCGTTGGATCCTAAGGAGCACGGGCTGATTGCTACTGGAGGCAAGGGAGCGGCTTCGCTCAAGACACCCGAAGAGATAACACGCGCGGGCGAAGTTTTCGGCTTCTCTGAAGGTGAAGTCGAAAGACTTGTTTATTCAAGCAGAATGGCCGCCAAGGTCGACAATGTGGCTATTCAAAGCGGCTACACCCTCTACCACCATGTAATGTTCATTTCTGAAAGTGGTAAGTGGGCGGTTGTCCAGCAAGGAATGAACCCCACATTCAAATCCGCTAGGCGGTATCACTGGCTCTCCGAGAAGGTTGCATCATTCGTAAATGAACCACACTCTGGCATAATCGGCGACATGGTGCATGAGCGTGTCCTGAATATGACCGCCAAAGAGAGCGAAGAGTGCAGGAAGATCTCTCTCGACCTTGTCAAAGACAATCCTTTGCACCTCAAAAGCTACTTTTCAGCGGGAGACACGCAGAGAAGCCTTTCTGAATGGATTCCTAAAATAAACGTGCCAAAACGGCTTAACATGCGTGTCAGCGTCAATTGGGAGGCCCTAAGAAAGGCTTATGAAGCGCAGCCAGAAAACTACGAACAACTCCTTGCAATAAGGGGGATTGGTCCTGGAACTGTAAGAGCTTTAGCCTTAGTATCTGAACTAGTGTTTGGTGCCCCGCCAAGCTGGAAGGATCCCGTAAAATACTCTTTCGCTTTTGGCGGAAAGGACGGGGTTCCCTACCCAGTTGACAAAAAACGCATGGATGATGTGACCTCTTTCCTTGAAAGGGTAGTAGAGGAGGCGAAGATCGACGTAAAAGAAAAAGTGGAACTTCTAAAGAAACTGAGAACACTTAGCGGCAGATATTTACGACTCTAG